TCGGCACGCCGCGTTCCTTGAACAGCGCGCGGTTGATGTAGACCGTGACCGGCTGCGGCCCCAGGGGCACGCCGTAAAGCTGGTTGCTGACTTTATAGGGGGCGGTGCGGACACTCGGCAGCGCCGCCGCCATCTTGGCGTCCAGCTTGATGGGGGAGAGTGCGCCCTGCGACTGGTAGAAGGGGAAGTTGTCCAGGTTCATCCACATCACGTCGTAGGTGCTGCCGCCCGCCACCATGGCGGCTGCCTTCTGCCAGTACACGCCCCAGGGCACTAGGTTGTATTTGACCGTGATGTCAGGGTGCGATTTGTTGAAGGCGGCGATCAGGGCCTCGTCGGCCTTCTGGCGGGTGCCGTCCCAGGTGGCGTAATTGATGGTGGTCGCCGCGGATGCGGCGCCGGTCAGGCTCAGGGCGGCCAGGAAGAGCAGTGCTTTTTTCATGGTGGTTCCTCCAGAAGGGGGGTGAGAGGGCGGGGAGCGGTCCGGACGTTGGCGGGCGCTGACCTGGTGGGATTAACCCTTCAGGCCGCTGGTGATGGCGGCGTCGGTGAGGTAGCGCTGGACGAACAGGTAGGCGATGACGGTGGGCAGCGTGGACAGGGTGGCCCCCGCCATCAGCACCGGGATGTTGACGGAATACTGGTTTTGCAGGCTCAGCAGACCTACGGGGAGCAGCATCTTTTCGCTGCTCTGGAGCACGATCAGCGGCCAGATAAACGACTGCCAGTTGCCCAGGAACGAAAACAGCCACGCCGCCGCGATTGCGCCCTTGGCCGCGGGCAGCGCCACATGCCGCAGCGCCGTGAACCACGAGCCCCCGTCGATCAGCACACTTTCTTCCAGCGAGCGCGGCAGCGAACGGAAGAACTGGAACAGCAAGAAGACCGTGAAGCCGCTGGCAATGCTGGGGACGATCAGGGCCGTGAAGCTGTCGTACCAGCCCAGAGACCGGATCAGGAGGAAGACCGGGATGATCGTGACCTGCCAGGGAATCATCAGCGACAGCAGGTGCGACCCGAACCACAGCCCCTGCCCCGGAAAGCGCAGCCGGGCGAAGGCGTAGGCCGCGGGCGCGGCGGACAGGATGTTCAGGGACGCAATCAGCACGCTGGTCCACACGGAGTTGAAGAACATCTTCGCAAACGGAATGGTGTCGAACAGCTGCCTGAAGTTGGCCAGGCTCCATTTGGCAGGCAGCCAGACCGGGGGCCAGGTGTACGCCTCGGCGGGGGTCTTGAAGGCGGTCAGGATCATCCACGCGAAGGGCAACAGGATGGCAATGGCCCCCAGCGTCAGCAGGCCCAGCAGCGCCGCCTGCGATCCGCGTGCCCGCGCTTTCAGCGAGACGTCACGGCGCGTCAACACCTCGGCACGCAGCGGTTCAGACCTGGTCATAGTTCACCCACTTGCTCTGGTTGCGCCACTGCAGCACCATCAGCCCGATCAGGATCACGGCCAGCAGCCAGGCCAGAGCCGAGGCGTAACCCATCTTGAAAAAGGTGAACGCCGTCTTGTAGATGTAGAGAGCGACGGTGGTGCTGCTGTCGCCGGGCCCACCGTTGGAGAGCACCAGCACGGCCTCGAACACCTGCAAGGCTCCGATCAGGCTCAGCACCAGCACCAGGAAGACGGTAGGGCTGATCATCGGCAGCGTGATGTAGCGGAATGCCTCGAAGGGTCTGGCCCCGTCCAGCTGGGCGGCCTCGTACAAGTCCCTGGGCACGCTGGCCAGCGAGGCCAGGAACAGGATGATCCCCTGCCCCGAACCCTGCCAGACGCTGAACACCGCCACGGCGGGCAGCACCCAGGCGGGTGATCCCAGCCAGTTGGGACCGTGGATGCCCAGCCAGCCCAGGATCAGGTTGACCAGCCCCTGCGGCGCAAGCAGCA
This genomic interval from Deinococcus humi contains the following:
- a CDS encoding carbohydrate ABC transporter permease — its product is MTRSEPLRAEVLTRRDVSLKARARGSQAALLGLLTLGAIAILLPFAWMILTAFKTPAEAYTWPPVWLPAKWSLANFRQLFDTIPFAKMFFNSVWTSVLIASLNILSAAPAAYAFARLRFPGQGLWFGSHLLSLMIPWQVTIIPVFLLIRSLGWYDSFTALIVPSIASGFTVFLLFQFFRSLPRSLEESVLIDGGSWFTALRHVALPAAKGAIAAAWLFSFLGNWQSFIWPLIVLQSSEKMLLPVGLLSLQNQYSVNIPVLMAGATLSTLPTVIAYLFVQRYLTDAAITSGLKG
- a CDS encoding carbohydrate ABC transporter permease; this encodes MQNAAPLVTLTARKRRTSPMRRQEALMAALLILPSTLGILAFAVLPIAASLGISLTDWGGLSKPNFVGLQNYGAALHDPRATSALSHTLIYVLLAVPTGVLISLTLAVWINNLKAGWLRTVFRTVYYLPMVTIGVAVALLWQVLLAPQGLVNLILGWLGIHGPNWLGSPAWVLPAVAVFSVWQGSGQGIILFLASLASVPRDLYEAAQLDGARPFEAFRYITLPMISPTVFLVLVLSLIGALQVFEAVLVLSNGGPGDSSTTVALYIYKTAFTFFKMGYASALAWLLAVILIGLMVLQWRNQSKWVNYDQV